A stretch of Chitinophaga caeni DNA encodes these proteins:
- a CDS encoding PAS domain S-box protein yields MKEIMQKFPIPKNEKERLKALRSYNILYSKMDPSFDKLTELASLICKMPVSLITLIDDQVQWLKSKIGIDVESTPRDVSFCQYTIMGKELMEVGDTREDPRLKDLPPAKGKKAIRFYAGVPLIDPQGFALGSFCVMDYSPGQLSSEQRRQLQLLADQVVALIVAGKQRDELLNYTNLFEQADDMICVASFDGCFQKVNPAFSRILGWPLSEFFKKSYHDFIHPVDSHKGEQVFKFLKEGKTLNNVRVRFKTKSGDYKLLQWVLTPEPKVGNIYGIARDVTDEQRKEEQLIDSKQKLKIFFEHSQGLMATHDLEGRFISANLAGASLLGYTLKEILKMSLFDIVPAELHAEVVEYLRVIQEEGTAKGQMITLHKDGSRKIWLYNNILEIKPGSDSYVIANAIDITERFYLQKELERTGELLKLTNKIARIGSWMVEYPGGKVYWSEVTREIHEVPENYVPSIESAINFYKPASASQLSTAINQAIMQGLPYELELLMVDALGEEKWVRAKGEAEFENGVCKRLYGTLQDIDQRKRSEIAMAESRKLLNDVLDAAISVSIIATDTEGIITVFNSGAEKMLGYKADEMIGKHSPASLHMESEILMEGAEMSKKYKMDIKGFDVFVYEAILNGIAEKDWTFIRKDGSTCDVTLVITAIKDTQQNVIGYLGIATDITEKKKAREELLSEKARLMAFVEHAPAAVAMFDNDLKYLVVSDRWYEDYQITGDIIGKSHYEVFPNIENRWKEIHARALQGEVLQSREDRWRPLGWDQDQYLRWEVRPWYQLDGKIGGIMMFTQDISLIIKQREELRLAKMNAERGSQAKSEFLANMSHEIRTPLNGIIGFTDLVLKTQLSPTQKQHLAIVNQSANVLMSIINDILDLSKIEAGKFELDVEKADIFELGSQAADIIAYPTQKKGVEVLLDISATLPRYIYVDSLRLKQVLVNLLSNAAKFTEKGEITLSIQPLKEWDGSSLELRFEVKDTGIGIHEDKLEKIFEAFSQEDPSTTKKYGGTGIGLTISNKLLALMDSHLQLESTVGKGSRFYFDLAIKAEAGQPLTWIDPLPVQRVLIVDDNPHNRELLREMFAYKQILSDQAENGLEALRLFSNGMNYDIVVMDYHMPLMDGLETIEKIKKHFPGACQHFILLHSSADDEGIIKNSERLGLKHRLVKPVKMQELFGILPKLFRQNEDEAKAEVKSADSTNSTFTVMVVEDNEVNMLLTKAIINKFAPHANIIESTDGIDALAQYKRLVPDIILMDIQIPGMNGYDTTKEIRNIEGAKKIPIIALTAGSIAGEKEKCLLAGMDDFLAKPVVEEEIANMFKKWLPGTTLSQTSTQKTMELQDSIFDLNVLIQYMGEENVSKDMLELSKSEVGKSMERLNEFVHAGDFINARAVGHKLFGTASMVGMPDLAKVAKQIETQETEDPGQFQAWLQQANDIAAAALAKLQEVIDSGRFQ; encoded by the coding sequence GTGAAAGAGATTATGCAAAAATTCCCGATTCCCAAAAATGAGAAGGAGCGTTTGAAGGCTTTGAGAAGCTATAATATCTTGTATTCTAAAATGGATCCTTCATTTGATAAATTAACCGAATTGGCTTCCTTGATTTGTAAGATGCCCGTTTCGCTAATTACGTTGATCGATGACCAAGTACAGTGGTTGAAATCGAAAATAGGCATCGATGTCGAATCTACGCCAAGGGATGTGTCTTTCTGCCAATATACCATCATGGGAAAAGAATTGATGGAAGTCGGGGATACCCGGGAAGATCCAAGGTTGAAAGATCTGCCGCCCGCCAAGGGAAAAAAAGCGATCCGCTTTTATGCCGGGGTGCCCTTGATTGACCCGCAAGGATTCGCTTTAGGATCATTTTGCGTGATGGATTATAGTCCCGGGCAATTAAGCAGCGAACAACGAAGGCAACTGCAATTGTTGGCCGACCAGGTAGTGGCATTGATCGTGGCGGGTAAGCAAAGGGACGAATTACTGAATTATACCAACCTGTTCGAACAAGCGGATGATATGATCTGCGTAGCTAGTTTTGACGGCTGTTTCCAAAAGGTAAACCCCGCATTCAGCCGCATCCTTGGTTGGCCGCTATCCGAATTTTTTAAAAAATCATACCACGATTTTATTCACCCGGTTGACTCGCACAAGGGTGAGCAGGTTTTCAAATTTTTGAAGGAAGGGAAGACTTTAAATAACGTGAGAGTTAGGTTTAAAACCAAGTCGGGTGATTATAAGCTGCTGCAATGGGTTTTAACACCAGAACCTAAAGTGGGTAATATATACGGTATTGCCAGGGATGTAACGGATGAGCAACGTAAAGAAGAGCAGTTAATTGATAGCAAGCAAAAATTAAAGATATTCTTCGAGCATTCTCAAGGGCTCATGGCTACACATGATCTCGAAGGCAGGTTCATATCCGCAAACCTTGCCGGGGCTTCCTTGTTAGGTTATACCCTGAAAGAAATATTGAAGATGAGCCTTTTTGATATTGTTCCGGCCGAACTTCATGCTGAAGTGGTTGAGTACCTCCGCGTGATCCAGGAAGAAGGGACTGCTAAGGGCCAAATGATCACCTTGCACAAGGATGGAAGCCGCAAAATTTGGTTATATAACAATATATTGGAAATTAAGCCTGGGAGCGACTCCTATGTTATCGCGAACGCTATCGATATCACGGAACGGTTTTATCTCCAGAAAGAATTGGAAAGAACCGGTGAGTTATTAAAATTGACCAATAAAATTGCCAGGATAGGCTCATGGATGGTCGAATACCCGGGAGGTAAAGTTTATTGGTCGGAAGTAACGCGTGAAATACACGAAGTGCCGGAAAATTATGTGCCCAGTATCGAGTCTGCCATCAACTTTTATAAACCTGCCAGCGCATCCCAGTTAAGCACCGCGATTAATCAAGCCATCATGCAAGGGTTGCCTTACGAACTGGAGCTGCTCATGGTTGATGCCTTGGGAGAAGAAAAATGGGTCAGGGCGAAGGGGGAAGCAGAGTTTGAAAACGGGGTGTGTAAAAGATTATATGGCACATTGCAGGATATTGACCAGCGTAAACGGTCCGAAATAGCGATGGCTGAATCCCGGAAGTTGCTGAATGATGTATTGGATGCGGCCATTTCTGTTAGTATCATCGCTACGGATACGGAAGGAATCATCACGGTATTTAATAGTGGGGCCGAAAAAATGCTCGGCTATAAAGCCGATGAAATGATCGGGAAGCATTCGCCGGCCTCGCTGCATATGGAGTCGGAAATATTGATGGAAGGCGCGGAGATGTCGAAAAAATATAAAATGGATATCAAGGGCTTCGACGTGTTCGTATACGAGGCCATCCTGAACGGTATCGCTGAAAAGGATTGGACTTTCATCCGCAAAGATGGTAGTACCTGCGATGTCACCTTGGTAATAACAGCGATCAAAGATACCCAACAGAATGTGATCGGTTACCTCGGTATTGCAACCGATATCACCGAGAAGAAAAAAGCGCGGGAAGAGTTGCTGTCGGAAAAAGCTCGGCTCATGGCATTCGTAGAACACGCGCCTGCAGCCGTTGCAATGTTCGATAATGACTTAAAGTACCTTGTTGTCAGTGATCGTTGGTACGAAGATTACCAAATTACCGGGGATATCATCGGTAAGTCGCATTACGAAGTATTTCCGAATATAGAAAATCGCTGGAAGGAGATTCATGCGCGGGCTTTACAGGGCGAAGTACTGCAAAGCCGTGAAGATCGCTGGAGGCCATTGGGATGGGATCAAGATCAGTACTTGCGCTGGGAAGTTAGACCCTGGTATCAACTGGATGGTAAGATAGGGGGGATCATGATGTTTACGCAAGATATCAGCCTAATCATCAAGCAGCGGGAAGAATTGCGTTTGGCGAAAATGAATGCCGAAAGGGGGAGCCAGGCCAAATCGGAATTTTTGGCTAATATGAGCCATGAAATCCGCACCCCGTTAAACGGTATAATCGGGTTCACGGACCTGGTGCTTAAAACACAGTTAAGTCCAACGCAAAAACAACACTTGGCTATCGTGAATCAATCCGCAAATGTCTTGATGAGCATCATCAATGACATCCTGGATCTATCGAAGATCGAAGCCGGGAAGTTCGAGCTGGACGTGGAGAAAGCCGATATTTTTGAATTGGGGAGCCAGGCGGCAGATATCATTGCTTACCCGACGCAGAAAAAAGGAGTGGAAGTATTGCTAGACATCAGCGCTACTTTGCCGAGGTATATTTATGTCGATTCGTTAAGACTTAAACAAGTACTGGTGAACCTGCTAAGCAACGCTGCCAAGTTTACAGAGAAAGGCGAGATTACCTTGAGCATTCAACCGTTAAAAGAATGGGACGGATCGAGTTTAGAATTACGTTTCGAAGTGAAAGACACCGGTATCGGTATTCATGAAGATAAATTGGAGAAAATCTTCGAAGCTTTCTCCCAAGAAGATCCTTCCACTACCAAGAAATACGGGGGAACCGGCATTGGACTGACGATTTCAAATAAGCTGCTCGCATTGATGGACAGCCACTTACAGCTTGAAAGTACCGTTGGAAAGGGGAGCCGGTTTTATTTTGACCTGGCAATAAAAGCCGAGGCCGGGCAGCCGTTGACCTGGATCGACCCGCTACCGGTTCAACGGGTGCTAATCGTGGATGATAATCCGCATAACAGGGAACTTCTCCGGGAGATGTTTGCGTACAAGCAGATTTTATCGGATCAAGCGGAAAATGGATTGGAAGCTTTACGGTTGTTTTCAAACGGTATGAATTATGATATTGTTGTCATGGACTACCACATGCCATTGATGGATGGTTTAGAAACCATTGAGAAAATCAAGAAGCATTTCCCCGGTGCTTGCCAACATTTCATCTTGTTACACAGTAGCGCCGACGATGAGGGGATTATTAAAAATTCAGAGCGGCTGGGACTGAAACACCGCTTGGTGAAACCGGTTAAAATGCAGGAGCTTTTTGGAATATTGCCCAAGTTGTTCCGCCAAAATGAAGACGAAGCTAAGGCGGAAGTTAAATCGGCAGATTCCACCAACAGCACTTTCACGGTGATGGTTGTTGAAGATAATGAAGTCAACATGCTGTTAACCAAGGCGATCATTAACAAGTTTGCCCCGCATGCTAATATAATTGAATCCACCGATGGTATCGACGCATTGGCTCAATATAAAAGGTTGGTACCTGATATCATCCTGATGGATATCCAGATACCCGGCATGAACGGTTATGATACTACGAAAGAAATTCGTAACATTGAGGGCGCTAAGAAAATCCCTATTATTGCACTAACTGCCGGAAGTATTGCCGGGGAAAAAGAAAAATGTTTGTTAGCTGGTATGGATGACTTTTTAGCCAAACCCGTCGTGGAAGAAGAAATTGCCAACATGTTTAAAAAATGGTTACCCGGGACAACCCTAAGCCAAACAAGCACTCAAAAAACAATGGAATTACAGGATTCAATATTTGACCTAAATGTATTGATACAATACATGGGTGAAGAGAATGTCAGTAAGGATATGCTGGAACTTTCCAAATCGGAAGTAGGCAAGTCTATGGAACGGTTAAATGAATTTGTGCATGCCGGCGATTTTATAAACGCCAGGGCAGTTGGGCACAAGTTGTTCGGGACTGCTTCCATGGTAGGTATGCCCGACCTGGCCAAGGTAGCTAAACAAATTGAAACACAGGAAACAGAGGATCCCGGGCAATTCCAGGCTTGGCTTCAACAGGCCAATGATATCGCGGCAGCTGCTTTGGCAAAATTGCAAGAAGTAATAGATAGCGGCCGTTTTCAATAA
- a CDS encoding DUF2264 domain-containing protein, with product MINFKNVLWLLFCIVMMRTVAFSQKKNRARITTSSAVPSQTTGSEDRAYWCKILYKMASPVVFNLAKGTLKQNMPVETPKGYAKKYERVTYLEAVGRTMAGIAPWLALPDDNTAESKMRKELRDALLKGIAKAVDPQSPDYLNFRTDYQPIVDAAYMALGFLRAPQALWEPLDSLTKLRVIEEFKALRTRSGAYNNWLLFAGINEAFLLKVGAQEDPSRIEFARRKIEEWYVGDGFYSDGPAFSMDYYNSYVIHPMLVEMFKVLLDRKKIGKSEYDQALKRMIRYAEFNERMISPDGTYPAYGRSITYRTGAFQALAQVALMQQLPEHISPASARCALTAVYHKMYDYCNNFNEKGWLVLGFCGSQPNIADYYTSTGSLYMATLSFLPLGLPADNEFWTSPAEKWTSVKAWSSEPFKKDYHVEY from the coding sequence ATGATCAACTTTAAGAATGTATTATGGCTACTCTTTTGCATCGTAATGATGCGAACCGTTGCTTTTTCCCAAAAGAAGAACAGGGCAAGAATAACAACATCATCAGCCGTGCCCAGCCAAACAACCGGTAGTGAAGACAGGGCTTACTGGTGTAAAATATTATACAAAATGGCATCGCCAGTCGTGTTTAACTTGGCCAAGGGGACATTAAAGCAAAACATGCCGGTTGAAACACCGAAAGGTTACGCTAAAAAATACGAAAGGGTTACTTACTTGGAAGCAGTTGGTAGAACCATGGCAGGGATTGCTCCCTGGTTAGCTTTGCCAGATGACAATACGGCGGAAAGTAAGATGAGAAAGGAATTAAGAGATGCCCTATTAAAAGGCATCGCCAAAGCGGTTGATCCGCAAAGCCCGGATTATTTGAATTTCAGAACCGATTACCAACCTATCGTGGACGCTGCATACATGGCATTAGGTTTCCTACGCGCCCCGCAAGCCTTATGGGAACCGTTGGATTCATTGACGAAGTTGCGCGTGATTGAAGAGTTTAAAGCGCTTCGCACCCGTTCCGGCGCTTATAATAACTGGTTACTTTTCGCGGGAATCAACGAGGCGTTCTTATTAAAAGTAGGCGCCCAGGAAGATCCCTCCAGGATAGAATTTGCCCGCAGAAAGATCGAAGAATGGTATGTAGGGGATGGTTTTTACAGCGACGGTCCTGCCTTTAGCATGGATTATTACAATTCATACGTGATACACCCGATGCTGGTAGAGATGTTTAAAGTGTTGCTGGATAGGAAAAAGATCGGTAAATCTGAATACGACCAAGCTTTGAAACGCATGATACGGTACGCGGAGTTTAATGAAAGGATGATTTCCCCGGATGGTACCTATCCTGCTTATGGCAGATCCATTACTTACCGTACGGGTGCCTTCCAAGCATTGGCTCAAGTAGCGCTGATGCAGCAGTTGCCGGAACATATTTCCCCTGCATCCGCCCGCTGCGCCCTGACAGCGGTATATCACAAGATGTACGATTACTGTAATAATTTCAACGAGAAAGGATGGTTGGTGCTGGGCTTTTGCGGAAGTCAACCCAATATCGCGGATTATTATACATCTACCGGTAGTTTATACATGGCAACTTTAAGTTTCTTACCATTGGGTTTACCTGCCGATAACGAATTCTGGACCTCGCCCGCTGAAAAATGGACCAGCGTGAAAGCATGGAGCAGCGAACCGTTTAAGAAAGATTACCACGTGGAATATTAA
- a CDS encoding AI-2E family transporter, whose product MNNLPITVRRSIELMGLALLCYILIVGNGIITPILLSFFLCLVILPIFRKLRSWKVPEVLSILICIIFLLMLLALLIWFFTSQIAALARDFPKLQSNITGYINSISAWINEKTDFTTEKQLEMINNESRNLVGYAGNILGTAASSISGLVVLLGLVPLYVFLMMYYRILILKFLYMWFPLERHGTLTKTIKETENVMKSYLVGLSIEIIYMTVLIGALLYFFGFKHALLIGVIVAILNLIPYIGPFIGNVLAILLTLTTTDDLWAILKVIAIIYVVQLIDNNILMPKIVGGQIKINALATILGVIIGGAIAGVPGMFMSLPVLAILKIIFSNSEKFKHWGLLLGDDRPERNPMKT is encoded by the coding sequence ATGAATAATTTGCCAATTACAGTCCGCAGGTCAATTGAACTGATGGGATTAGCATTGTTATGCTATATCCTGATAGTGGGAAATGGTATCATCACCCCGATCTTGCTCTCCTTTTTCCTATGCCTTGTTATTTTGCCAATATTTAGGAAGTTACGTTCATGGAAAGTACCCGAAGTGCTGAGTATCTTGATCTGTATTATCTTCCTTTTAATGTTGCTGGCCTTATTGATTTGGTTTTTCACCTCGCAAATTGCGGCCCTGGCAAGGGATTTTCCGAAGTTACAATCCAACATTACCGGCTACATCAATTCTATCAGCGCGTGGATTAATGAGAAAACAGATTTTACGACGGAGAAACAGCTGGAAATGATTAACAATGAAAGCCGTAACCTCGTCGGGTACGCCGGGAATATCCTGGGTACCGCCGCTTCGTCTATCAGTGGCTTGGTCGTTTTACTTGGCCTCGTACCATTGTATGTTTTCCTGATGATGTATTACAGGATATTAATTCTCAAATTCCTTTATATGTGGTTCCCACTGGAGCGTCATGGCACACTAACAAAAACGATCAAAGAAACGGAAAATGTCATGAAAAGCTACCTGGTTGGATTATCGATAGAAATTATTTACATGACGGTCCTGATCGGGGCCCTTTTATATTTCTTCGGATTTAAACATGCCTTACTCATAGGGGTCATTGTTGCGATCCTCAATTTAATCCCTTACATAGGCCCGTTTATTGGCAATGTTCTCGCTATATTGTTGACGCTCACCACGACAGATGACTTGTGGGCAATTTTGAAAGTAATCGCGATCATATACGTTGTGCAGCTTATAGACAATAATATATTAATGCCCAAGATCGTGGGCGGGCAAATTAAGATCAATGCTTTGGCTACCATCCTGGGTGTAATTATCGGCGGGGCGATCGCCGGGGTTCCGGGCATGTTCATGTCACTACCTGTCCTTGCTATCCTGAAAATCATCTTCAGTAACTCGGAGAAGTTCAAACATTGGGGACTATTATTAGGCGATGACAGGCCGGAAAGGAACCCGATGAAAACATGA